The Kordia sp. SMS9 DNA window TTATAGATTTTCCTGGTGCGAAACAATCGGTTATTTATGCTGGAAAATTGGCCTTGTCGGAAAACGATCCGATGTATAATAATTTAGAATATACCAATCAAATTTTGGGAGGTGGATCGAGCGGACGTTTGTTTCAAACCTTACGTATTGAAAAAGGCTATACATACGGAGCGTATTCGTTTATACAAAGTTTACAACAAAAAGCACCATTTATCATTCAAACGAGTGTTCGTGCCAATGCTACCTTACCTTCTTTAAAAATTATTGATAGTTTGGTGCGTAATTATTCAAATCAATTTGGCGAAGAAGAAGTAGCGATTACTAAGAATAAAATCGTAAAAAGTAGTGCGAAAGATTATGAAGAATTAAGAGCGAAATTAGGAATTTTGATGCAAATCAGCACCTACGGAAAAGCAGACGATTTTCTAGAAAAAGAGCAAGAAGAATTGGTCAATATGTCTCTTGAAGATTTCCAAAATATGATTAAAACACATATTCAAGAAAATGAGATGTTCTATTTAGTGGTAGGCGATAAAGAAACACAATTGCAAGAAGTCAATGCTTTTGGAAAAGGAAAAGCAATTGAGCTTGATATTTATGGAAATGAACTAAAGTAGTTGATTTTCAATTGTTTAATTCATCATTTTGATAGTTTTGATCAACGCTGTACTATCGCAATTATGAACCGTTAATTCAATATCTTTATTTCGAAGTGTTCCTTCAATGATGTATACTTTACAGGTATCGGCATCAACTTTTGCTTTGCTTCTGGAGAAATCGACATCGCCATCTTTCAGAATATTTGAAATTTCGGTAGTATCAATTTGTCTATTATCCATCAGTTGACGAATTTCAGGAGAAAAACGGCGTTCTTTCACTCGAATATTTTTTAACGTTCGGGCATTTGGCAAATAATCAAATTCACACGTTACGCCACGACCTTTTACTAAAAAAGCAAACAAAATTAACCCGATGGCCAATCCGGCAAAATAAAATCCAAAACGTCTTAAAAGACTGCTATTCATGTATTAAAAAATTAATAAGTTAATGTCTCTGTACGGCAAATCGAACCATTCGGCAACTGATTTATTCGTGAGAACTCCGTGGTAAAAGTACAAACCATTTCGCAATCCTTTGTCAAAACGCAACGAATTTTCCAATCCGCCATCTTCGGCAATTTTTAGCAAATAAGGTGTAAATATATTACTGATTGATACTGAAGCAGTTCGAGAATATCTTGCAGGAATATTGGGCACACAATAATGAATGACGCCATGTTTTTCGTACGTTGGATTGTCGTGCGTCGTAATTTCACTAGTTTCTACGCAGCCGCCCATATCAATACTGACATCAATAATGACAGCACCTTTTTTCATGTTTTCAACCATCGTTTCCGTGACTAAAATTGGCGATCTGTTTTTTCCGCGAACGGCACCAATCAATACATCACAACGTTTTAGAGCTTTCAGTAAATTTTTCGGTTGCACCGTACAGGTATAAATTGGTGTTCCTAAATTTGTTTGAATTCTTCGAAGTTTCGTTATGGAGTTGTCAAACACTTTAATATTTGCACCGAGACCTAAAGCGGAACGTGCGGCAAATTCTCCAACAGTTCCAGCACCGAGAATCACGACTTCTGCAGGTGGAACACCACTGATATTACCGAGCATCAAACCATTTCCACGGTTGACATTTGCCATAATTTCAGAAGCGATCAACACGGAAGCTGTTCCTGCAATTTCACTCAATGAGCGTACTGCTGGATACGTGCCATCTTCATCACGAATGTATTCAAAAGCCAACGCTGTGACACGTTTGCTGGCTAAAATTTCAAAATATTTTTTGGAACGAATTTTAATTTGCAAAGCGGAAATCAAAATCGTATGTTGGTTCAGTAATTGTAATTCTTCTAGTGTTGGCGGTTCTACTTTTAGCACAATAGGGCAGGAGAATACCTTTTGCGTATCATTGGTAATTTCGGCGCCAGCTTCCGTATATTCTTTATCTGAAAAATTAGCTTCTTTTCCTGCGCAGCTTTCTATCAACACGCGATGTCCATGTGCTACAATTGCGGCAACTGCATCGGGAGTTAGGCAAACGCGTTTCTCTTGGTATGAGGTTTCTTTCGGAATTCCAATAAATAATTCTTTCTTATGTTTTAAGATTTCGAGCGTTTCTTCTTGCGGAAGTAATTGTTGTTTGGTGAAAGGTGATAAAGATTCAGCCATGAAGCATTACGATTGGTTAAAACATGAAGTTACAAATAAAAAAGAAGTTAAAAAACTAGTTATTATTTTCTTCTAGCAATTCTTTTTCTTTTCGTTCGTATTCGGCGAGTTCGGCGTCAATTTTCTGAAGGTCAATACCGTAAACATATTTATCGAAAAGTTTAATTCTAATAAAGTATACGATAGGAACTATAATCATCATAATAGGTATGACATAATAAATTTCAACTTCATCATGATATTCTAAATCATCATTCACTGCGCTATATAATTGAAAAACATACATAGCTATAGGTATCAAGATCACGTGGTACCACCAATCCCTACATGTAAAAAACCACAAAATGAGTAGCACTAATGGAACTATTTTACCCATAAAAATCCAAACTGCATAATCAACAGTTTTATAATGTTTGGCTTCATACGTAAATAAAAAAGTTTCCCATGTTTTTTCTTCAGGGAAACTTTGATATGAATAAAATATATAGGGTGTAATAGCAATTAATATTGCTATTATACTACCCGTTAGAAGGGCGAATGTGCCTATCTTTTTTGACTCCTTGTTCTGTTTCGTATGGGTTGTCTTCATCAGCAATGCTGTCTGGATTGCAAGATACAAATAAAATTGATGTAAAAGCGGCTAGTAAGTAAAAGTAAAATTTAGTTTTCATCTGATTAATTAGGTTATTTAGTTTAACGATGGTACAAACTTATTTAATAACCAACTAATTATCAGAAAAATAGCAATATATATTTTCTACGTACTTTTGTTAGTTTGGAGTGTTGTTAACAAGAGTCGTAGAAAATATATATTTTTGTATTTTTTACGTAAGTATTTTCGCGAATATACGAATTATTTTATGTCATTTTTGTGTTGCGATTCATTTTCCTTTCGATCATATTCATCCAATTCTGCTTCAATTTTCTTTAAATCTATGCCTAATACTAATTTATCAAACAGTTTTAACCTTATTAAGTAAACAATTGGAGTTATAACCATCATAATAGGTATTAGCCAGTAAATTTCAATTTCATCAATGTTAGCTTGGTTTTTATACAATGCATTGGTTAACTGAAAGGCATACATAGCCATCGGTATTAAAATTGCATGATACCACCAATGTTTACATGTCAAAAACCATAAGATAAACATTAAAAGAGGAACAATTTTACTTAGATATATCCAAAAGGATATGTATAAGTTTTTGTAGCCATTACTAGTTATTGTGAAAAAGGGTGTATCCCAAACTTTTCCTTCTGGAGAGTACTCATAAAGATAATACAAGAAAGGTGAACTTACAATGATTAAAATTATGATACTATCTACGATAAGTTTTTTTCTAACCGACCATGTTTTCAGTGATTTCACTTTTTTTAACTCCTTGTTCTGTTTCGTATGGGTTGTCTTCATCAGCAATACTATCTGGATTACAAGATACAAATAAAATTGACGATACGGCTGCTAATAGGTAAAGGTAGAATTTAGTTTTCATTTTAATTTAGATTATTTAGTTTAACGATGGGTCAAACTTATTGAATATCCAAATGTTACCTTTAAAAAAAGCATAATATATTTTCTATGTACTTTTGTTAGATTTATCTAAAATGAACGCAATACATAGAAAATAGTATATTAATTGTATTTCAATGAACTTCTTATTTTTTTACTTCTGTGGCAGAATTTAATTGTTCTAATTCCTTTCGCTCATATTCTTCTAATTCTGCATCTATCTTTTTTAAATCAATTCCGTGTACTAACTTATCCATTAATTTTATTCGTATTAAATAGACAAAGGGTATTACAATCATCATTATAGGAACTAACCAATAAATTTCAACCACATCTAAAATTCCTGATTTATTGTTTATTGCTGTAAATAATTGAAATCCAAACATAAACATTGGAATTAATAATACATGATACCACCATTTATTGCAAGTGAAAAACCATATAATCATCAATAATAAGGGGATAGCTTTACTCATGCTAACCCAAACGAGGGTTTTTACATCAGAATAATTGTTGTCTTTTAATGTGAAAAATGCGGTTTTCCATTCGTTAGTATCTTCTGGGACATATTCATATAATTGAAATAAATAAGGCGTTATTGCTATGATTACTACAATTATAGTATTAGAAATAATATTTCTCCTGTATGCAAACTTATTATTTTTTTTGCCCCGGAATGGATATTTTGTCCTTATCGATTCCTTCTTCTGTTTGGTATGGGTTATCTTCGTCTGCAATGCTATCTGGGTTACAAGACACAAATGTTACTGATGCTAATACGACTGCTGCGAATAAAAAGTTTCTTAATTTCATTTTGTTTTAGGTTTTAGTTTTACGATGTAGCAAA harbors:
- a CDS encoding DUF4258 domain-containing protein, producing MNSSLLRRFGFYFAGLAIGLILFAFLVKGRGVTCEFDYLPNARTLKNIRVKERRFSPEIRQLMDNRQIDTTEISNILKDGDVDFSRSKAKVDADTCKVYIIEGTLRNKDIELTVHNCDSTALIKTIKMMN
- a CDS encoding alanine dehydrogenase → MAESLSPFTKQQLLPQEETLEILKHKKELFIGIPKETSYQEKRVCLTPDAVAAIVAHGHRVLIESCAGKEANFSDKEYTEAGAEITNDTQKVFSCPIVLKVEPPTLEELQLLNQHTILISALQIKIRSKKYFEILASKRVTALAFEYIRDEDGTYPAVRSLSEIAGTASVLIASEIMANVNRGNGLMLGNISGVPPAEVVILGAGTVGEFAARSALGLGANIKVFDNSITKLRRIQTNLGTPIYTCTVQPKNLLKALKRCDVLIGAVRGKNRSPILVTETMVENMKKGAVIIDVSIDMGGCVETSEITTHDNPTYEKHGVIHYCVPNIPARYSRTASVSISNIFTPYLLKIAEDGGLENSLRFDKGLRNGLYFYHGVLTNKSVAEWFDLPYRDINLLIF